Proteins from a genomic interval of Bombus affinis isolate iyBomAffi1 chromosome 16, iyBomAffi1.2, whole genome shotgun sequence:
- the LOC126925495 gene encoding brefeldin A-inhibited guanine nucleotide-exchange protein 1 — protein MRDNSKEMFIIRALEKILADRDVKRSHLSQLRKSCETALDNLRNEIKEGSGTQVSTALPQPRSDSYVISAEKYFLPFELACQSKSPRIVVTALDCLQKLIAYGHLTGNVPDSTEPNKLLIVRIVETICGCFMGPQTDEGVQLQIIKALLTVMTSQHVEVHEGTVLLTIRTVYSVYLASRNLVNQTTARATLTQMINVIFARMETQAEEETVRNEVDHAETTNVNSTNCTSGELETETVNHEESSVENSQESQLIVRGILEDVVNSIIPEDSTNIITVTSEEASLDQVPIDENSDEAVAESDNMVRAKFTHVLQKDAFLVFRALCKLSMKPLPDGTPDPKSHQLRSKILSLQLLLGILQNAGPVLRSNEMFVIAIKQYLCVALSKNGVSSVPEVFELSLALFLALLARFKVHLKMQIEVFFKEIFMNILETSSSSFEHKWMVIHALTRICADAQSVVDIYVNYDCDLSAANLFERLVNDLSKIAQGRQALELGASPNQEKSMRIRGLECLVSILKCMVEWSRDLYVNPSVPADQQLPSEPPDPPVEPPLPRYGSAGSLSSANSSLVGNKEIPDSPEQYEVQKQQKEVWETGIDIFNRKPSKGVQYLQEQSLLGNSSEDVARWLHMDERLDKTAIGDFLGDHNHNQVMYSYIDQMNFADRDLVTALRYFLEGFRLPGEAQKIDRLMEKFASRYCECNPNNGLFTSADTAYVLGFSIIMLTTDLHSPQVKNKMTKEQYIKLNRRISDNEDLPEEYLSKIYDEIAGNEIKMKSNPNRPGKQVISSEKKRRLLWNMEMEVISTAAKNLMESVSHVQAPFTTAKHLEHVRPMFKMAWTPFLAAFSVGLQDCDDPEIASLCLDGIRCAIRIACIFHMTLERDAYVQALARFTLLTANSPITEMKAKNIDTIKTLITVAHTDGNYLGSSWLDVVKCISQLELAQLIGTGVRPQLLGPPSKPHFPSPLVNFNLTHNNLHQNSNLNLSSLDPSVKESIGETSSQSVVVAVDRIFTGSTRLDGDAIVEFVKALCQVSLEELSHPTQPRMFSLTKIVEISYYNMGRIRLQWSRIWQVIGDHFDRVGCSPRQDIAFFAVDSLRQLATKFIEKGEFANFRFQKDFLRPFEHIMKKNRSPVIRDMVVRCVAQIVHSQAPNIRSGWKNIFSVFHHAASDRDEAVVELAFSMTGKIINELYAEDFSIMVDSFQDAVKCLSEFACNASFPETSMEAIRLIRSCASYIDANPNLFAEGMMDDSGMVSEEDRAWVRGWFPLLFELSCIVSRCKLDVRTRALTVLFDVVKTHGASFKPHWWKDLFQVLFRIFDNMKLPEQHTEKAEWMTTTCNHALYAIVDVFSQFYDILGPLLLEQLYSQLLWCVQQDNEQLARSGTNCLENLVISNGIKFDEQTWEKTCSCVLDIFESTLPSALLSWKPQSPNKESDLDVITGDADSHMGILKRSNSSQSLTNGETAKNKIFSALLIKCVVQLELIQTIDNIVFYPATSRKEDQENLALAQADMFNGKSSELGVRAGADQQKEEQGMYCALTTTHLLQLVECLLKSHRFAKSFNSNHEQRNALWKAGFRGNVKPNLLKQETQSLACALRILFKMYSDEAHRADWSKVETRLVEVACEALEYFLALSNEAHRDAWTPILLLLLTRILKMSDNRFAVHASSCYPLLCEVMCFDLKPELRSVLRRFFLRIGPVFRITQQ, from the exons ATGCGAGATAACTCCAAAGAGATGTTCATTATCAGAGCTTTGGAAAAGATCCTGGCTGACCGGGATGTCAAACGGTCGCACCTCTCTCAGCTCAGAAAATCCTGCGAGACTGCACTTG ATAACTTGAGAAATGAAATCAAAGAAGGCTCAGGCACTCAAGTGTCAACCGCTTTGCCACAGCCTCGCAGTGATTCATATGTTATCTCTGCAGAAAAGTATTTTCTGCCCTTTGAATTGGCCTGTCAAAGCAAGTCACCAAGAATCGTGGTCACTGCTCTGGATTGTCTGCAAAAGTTAATTGCCTATGGACACCTTACGGGAAATGTACCTGATTCTACAGAGCCAAATAAGCTGCTCATTGTACGCATTGTTGAAACAATATGTGGATGTTTCATGGGTCCACAGACGGACGAAGGAGTACAATTGCAGATTATAAAAGCCCTTCTCACAGTTATGACCAGTCAACATGTGGAAGTTCATGAAGGTACTGTGTTGCTCACCATACGCACGGTATACAGTGTTTATCTGGCCTCAAGGAATCTGGTTAATCAAACTACAGCTCGAGCTACGCTCACCCAGATGATTAATGTTATTTTTGCACGTATGGAAACGCAGGCA GAAGAAGAGACCGTCCGGAATGAGGTAGATCATGCCGAAACCACCAATGTAAACTCCACTAACTGCACTTCTGGAGAGCTTGAAACCGAAACAGTAAACCATGAAGAATCATCAGTGGAGAACAGTCAAGAATCACAGTTAATAGTGAGAGGGATTTTAGAGGATGTAGTAAATTCTATTATTCCTGAAGATTCAACGAATATAATTACTGTAACGTCAGAGGAGGCTAGCTTAGATCAAGTGCCTATAGATGAGAATTCCGACGAGGCTGTTGCAGAGAGCGATAATATGGTCAGGGCGAAGTTCACTCATGTGCTACAGAAGGACGCTTTCTTGGTTTTCAGAGCACTTTGTAAGCTTTCCATGAAACCACTTCCTGATGGCACTCCAGATCCCAA GTCCCACCAGCTCAGGTCGAAGATCCTTTCCTTACAATTGCTTCTGGGTATCCTGCAAAATGCTGGACCAGTATTGCGTTCCAATGAAATGTTTGTCATAGCCATAAAACAGTACCTCTGTGTAGCACTCTCGAAAAACGGTGTCTCTTCCGTTCCCGAGGTGTTTGAATTATCTCTAGCATTGTTTCTTGCACTGCTGGCTCGCTTCAAAGTGCACTTAAAGATGCAGATAGAGGTTTTCTTCAAGgagatttttatgaatatcCTTGAGACTTCTAGCAGTTCTTTCGAACACAAATGGATGGTGATTCACGCTTTGACTCGTATTTGTGCGGATGCACAGAGTGTCGTGGATATCTATGTGAACTACGACTGTGACTTATCAGCTGCGAATCTGTTTGAAAG GCTTGTGAATGACTTATCAAAGATAGCACAAGGTAGACAAGCACTAGAATTAGGTGCATCACCCAATCAAGAGAAATCAATGAGGATCAGAGGTCTTGAATGTTTAGTATCCATCTTGAAGTGTATGGTTGAATGGAGCAGAGATCTGTATGTGAACCCTAGTGTTCCAGCTGATCAGCAACTCCCATCTGAACCTCCTGATCCTCCAGTGGAACCTCCCCTGCCTCGTTATGGAAGTGCTGGTAGTCTATCCTCAGCGAACTCTAGTTTAGTAGGAAACAAGGAGATCCCGGATTCTCCCGAACAATATGAGGTCCAGAAACAACAAAAAGAAGTGTGGGAGACTGGCATCGATAT TTTTAATCGAAAGCCAAGCAAGGGAGTACAATATCTTCAAGAACAAAGTCTTCTAGGTAATTCGTCCGAAGATGTTGCCCGTTGGCTTCATATGGATGAGCGACTCGATAAGACCGCAATCGGCGATTTTCTCGGCGACCATAATCACAATCAGGTGATGTACAGCTATATTGATCAAATGAATTTTGCCGACCGCGATTTAGTTACAGCCCTTAGATATTTTCTCGAGGGCTTTCGGTTGCCTGGGGAGGCGCAGAAAATTGATCGATTAATGGAGAAGTTTGCTAGTCGATATTGTGAATGTAATCCAAA TAATGGCTTATTCACAAGTGCGGATACCGCATATGTATTGGGCTTTTCGATCATTATGTTGACTACTGATCTACACTCGCCTCAAGTGAAAAATAAAATGACCAAAGAGCAATATATCAAGCTAAACCGACGCATTAGTGATAATGAGGATCTCCCTGAAGAGTACTTATCGAAAATTTATGATGAGATTGCCGGTAACGAAATTAAGATGAAATCCAATCCTAATCGACCTGGCAAACAAG TGATATCTAGCGAAAAGAAACGACGGCTTTTATGGAACATGGAAATGGAAGTAATCTCGACAGCAGCGAAAAATCTAATGGAATCTGTCAGTCACGTTCAAGCACCGTTCACCACGGCTAAACACCTGGAACACGTTCGACCTATGTTTAAAATGGCGTGGACACCATTTTTAGCCGCATTCAGTGTCGGTCTTCAAGACTGCGATGATCCAGAAATTGCTTCTCTTTGTCTAGATGGTATTAGATGTGCAATACGCATTGCTTGCATATTTCATATGACG TTAGAACGGGACGCGTATGTGCAAGCCTTAGCACGGTTCACTTTATTGACTGCAAATTCACCCATCACTGAAATGAAGGCGAAGAACATCGATACGATCAAAACTCTAATTACTGTAGCTCACACTGATGGTAATTATCTTGGCAGCTCTTGGTTGGATGTTGTTAAATGTATCTCTCAACTTGAGCTTGCTCAATTAATTGGAACTGGAGTCAGACCTCAGCTGTTGGGTCCACCTTCGAAGCCGCATTTCCCTTCACCATTAGTAAACTTCAACTTAACACATAACAACTTGCATCAGAACAGTAATTTGAATCTCAGCTCGTTGGACC CAAGCGTAAAGGAATCGATAGGAGAGACAAGCTCTCAAAGCGTGGTGGTAGCTGTCGATCGAATATTCACCGGTTCCACTAGACTAGACGGTGACGCCATTGTAGAATTCGTGAAAGCTCTCTGTCAAGTGTCTCTGGAAGAATTATCACACCCAACGCAGCCCCGGATGTTCTCTTTAACCAAGATCGTAGAAATTTCTTATTATAACATGGGACGTATCAGACTTCAGTGGTCCAGGATTTGGCAAGTGATAGGAGATCACTTTGACAGAGTTGGTTGCAGTCCTCGCCAGGATATCGCTTTCTTTGCAGTCGATTCTTTGAGACAACTTGCGACCAAGTTCATAGAGAAGGGAGAATTCGCTAATTTCCGGTTTCAAAAGGATTTCCTCAGACCGTTTGAGCATATCATGAAAAAGAATCGATCACCAGTGATTAGGGACATGGTGGTCCGTTGTGTCGCGCAAATTGTACACTCACAGGCCCCTAATATTCGATCAGgatggaaaaatatattcagCGTGTTCCACCATGCAGCTAGTGACAGAGATGAAGCTGTTGTTGAGCTAGCATTTTCTATGACTGGGAAGATTATAA ATGAATTGTATGCCGAAGATTTCAGTATCATGGTAGATTCCTTTCAAGATGCCGTAAAGTGCCTCAGTGAATTTGCTTGCAACGCCTCCTTCCCCGAGACGAGTATGGAGGCCATAAGATTGATACGTTCTTGCGCGTCATATATCGACGCCAATCCAAATCTCTTCGCGGAGGGCATGATGGATGATAGTGGAATGGTGTCTGAAGAAGATAGAGCTTGG gttAGAGGATGGTTCCCGCTGTTGTTCGAGTTATCGTGTATAGTGAGTAGGTGTAAGTTGGACGTTCGAACACGAGCGTTGACCGTTCTTTTCGACGTTGTGAAAACACATGGAGCTTCTTTTAAACCCCATTGGTGGAAAGATCTCTTCCAAGTCCTGTTCAGAATCTTTGACAACATGAAACTTCCTGAACAACATACAGAG AAAGCAGAATGGATGACAACAACGTGTAACCATGCTCTGTACGCAATCGTCGATGTGTTTTCACAATTCTACGACATTTTGGGGCCTCTTCTACTAGAGCAGCTGTACTCTCAACTGCTATGGTGTGTGCAACAGGACAACGAGCAGTTGGCACGTTCGGGAACCAACTGCCTAGAGAACTTGGTGATCAGCAATGGTATCAAGTTCGACGAGCAAACTTGGGAGAAGACCTGTAGTTGTGTCCTCGATATCTTCGAGAGCACCCTGCCATCCGCCTTACTCAGTTGGAAACCTCAGTCGCCTAATAAGGAATCTGACCTAGATGTAATCACAGGAGATGCAGACAGCCATATGGGGATCCTCAAAAGAAGCAACAGCTCTCAAAGTTTAACAAACGGCGAGACCGCGAAAAACAAAATTTTCTCCGCATTATTAATTAAATGTGTGGTGCAGTTGGAGCTAATTCAAACAATAGACAACATTGTGTTCTACCCAGCTACATCCAGAAAGGAGGACCAAGAGAATCTAGCATTGGCACAGGCGGACATGTTTAATGGGAAATCCTCTGAATTGGGTGTAAGAGCTGGTGCAGATCAACAGAAGGAGGAACAGGGCATGTACTGTGCTCTGACTACTACGCATCTATTACAGTTAGTCGAATGTTTGTTGAAATCCCATAGATTCGCGAAGAGTTTCAATTCCAACCATGAACAACGGAATGCTCTGTGGAAAGCTGGTTTCCGGGGCAACGTGAAACCAAATTTGCTTAAACAAGAAACACAGTCATTAGCCTGTGCATTGAGAATCCTCTTTAAGATGTATAGTGATGAAGCTCACAGAGCTGACTGGAGCAAAGTGGAAACCAGGCTTGTTGAAGTGGCTTGTGAAGCACTGGAATATTTCTTGGCACTTTCCAACGAAGCTCACCGAGATGCTTGGACTCCGATACTGTTGTTGCTTCTCACGAGGATCCTAAAGATGAGCGACAATCGGTTTGCAGTCCACGCATCTAGCTGTTACCCATTACTTTGTGAGGTTATGTGCTTTGATCTCAAACCG
- the LOC126925520 gene encoding brain protein I3, translating into MEKQPLTTGNDKPPSYAAATAPINPGYNATQYAGSTSWPPPAGYYPSASGTNNHNYVPSYGSTQSTTILMPEIILVGGCPACRVGVMEDDFTCLGLLCAILFFPLGIICCLLLKTRRCSNCGAYFG; encoded by the exons ATGGAAAAGCAACCGCTGACTACAGGGAACGATAAACCTCCGTCTTACGCAGCAGCCACTGCGCCAATAA ATCCAGGTTACAATGCAACACAATACGCAGGGTCTACTTCATGGCCTCCACCTGCAGGATATTATCCTAGCGCAAGTGGAACTAATAATCACAATTATGTACCTTCCTATGGTTCTACACAATCAACCACTATACTTATGCCAGAAATAATTTTAGTTGGAGGGTGTCCTGCATGCAGA GTGGGTGTAATGGAAGATGATTTTACATGTCTTGGACTACTATGTGCAATCCTGTTCTTCCCATTAGGGATAATATGCTGCTTACTATTAAAGACTCGACGTTGTTCTAATTGTGGTGCCTATTTTGGATAA
- the LOC126925503 gene encoding cysteine sulfinic acid decarboxylase, which produces MPANEGTVSVSPPQIGDNFLRKVCDNSLQSDLARLSSADDEEDYQNGCPNSIVNGESTEDCNYRSLPVREVHEKFMRSFIDLLLEEAVFQGTSRKNKVVEWMKPAALQSAIDLKLSDQGSSHEKLFTLARNVIKYSVKTGHPRFINQLYSSVDPYGLLGQWLTDALNPSVYTYEVSPVFSLMEEEILREMRKIVGWKDGKGEGIFCPGGSIANGYAINLARHYKFPQLKELGLSSAGRLIIFTSRDSHYSVKKLSAFLGLGTSNVYEVKTNSRGKMCITNLEAQIKKALDEGAVPLMVSATAGTTVLGAFDPLREIAIICKKYNLWFHVDAAWGGGALMSTKHRYLLDGVELADSVTWNPHKLLAAPQQCSTLLLRHEDLLQAAHSSKASYLFQPDKFYDSSFDSGDKHIQCGRRADVMKFWFMWKAKGTHGLEKHVDRVFELARYFTDYIRHREGFKLMLEPECTNVCFWYVPPSKRHLQDGELLKALEKIGPDVKERMVKKGSMLITYQPLRELPNFFRLVLQNSGLTKADMRFFAEEIERLAIDL; this is translated from the exons ATGCCGGCTAACGAAGGAACTGTGAGCGTGTCTCCGCCCCAAATAGGAGATAATTTCTTGAGAAAAGTCtgtgacaacagtttacagagTGATCTTGCTCGTCTATCTTCTGCTGATGATGAAGAGGATTATCAAAACGGTTGTCCAAATTCTATTGTCAACGGAGAATCCACAGAAGATTGTAACTACAGGAGTCTTCCGGTGAGAGAGGTCCATGAGAAGTTTATGAGAAGTTTCATCGATCTGCTCCTGGAAGAAGCAGTTTTTCAG GGAACTTCAAGAAAAAACAAAGTAGTGGAATGGATGAAACCAGCAGCTCTTCAATCAGCCATTGACTTAAAGCTGTCTGACCAAGGATCCTCCCATGAGAAGCTTTTCACCCTCGCCCGCAACGTGATCAAGTACAGCGTAAAAACAGGTCATCCTCGATTCATAAACCAACTATATTCCAGCGTAGATCCGTATGGCCTTCTTGGACAATGGTTAACAGACGCCTTGAACCCTTCAGTTTACACCTATGAAGTTTCTCCAGTGTTCTCTTTAATGGAAGAGGAGATATTGCGTGAAATGAGGAAGATAGTTGGCTGGAAGGATGGTAAAGGTGAAGGAATATTCTGTCCTGGTGGTTCTATTGCCAATGGTTATGCAATTAATCTGGCACGTCACTACAA GTTTCCTCAATTGAAGGAGTTAGGCTTATCCAGTGCTGGCAGGTTAATAATCTTCACTTCCAGAGATTCCCATTATTCTGTCAAAAAGCTTAGTGCTTTCCTAGGATTAGGCACTAGCAATGTGTATGAAGTGAAAACTAACAGCAGAGGAAAGATGTGCATAACGAATTTGGAAGCACAGATCAAGAAAGCTCTTGACGAAGGTGCAGTACCCTTGATGGTATCTGCTACAGCAGGAACTACAGTCCTAGGTGCATTCGATCCCTTAAGAGAGATTGCTATCATTTGTAAGAAGTACAATCTGTGGTTTCACGTGGATGCAGCGTGGGGAGGAGGAGCCTTGATGTCCACAAAGCACAGATACCTCCTGGATGGTGTCGAACTGGCAGATTCTGTTACTTGGAACCCACACAAATTGTTGGCTGCTCCGCAACAATGTTCAACATTGTTACTGCGCCATGAGGATCTCCTGCAAGCAGCACATAGCTCAAAAGCTAGTTATCTCTTCCAACCAGACAAATTTTATGACTCTTCTTTCGACAGTGGGGACAAGCACATTCAGTGCGGTCGTAGGGCAGACGTGATGAAATTCTGGTTTATGTGGAAAGCAAAAGGCACTCATGGCTTGGAGAAACATGTAGATCGAGTGTTCGAATTGGCGCGGTACTTCACAGATTATATAAGACACAGAGAAGGCTTTAAACTGATGCTTGAGCCCGAGTGCACCAACGTCTGCTTCTGGTACGTGCCGCCCTCCAAACGCCACTTGCAAGACGGAGAACTGTTGAAAGCCCTTGAGAAAATCGGACCGGATGTGAAGGAGCGAATGGTGAAGAAGGGCTCAATGCTGATCACGTACCAGCCTCTACGCGAGCTACCTAACTTTTTCAGGCTCGTTTTACAGAATTCTGGACTCACTAAGGCTGATATGAGATTTTTCGCAGAAGAAATTGAGAGGCTCGCCATTGATCTGTAG
- the LOC126925504 gene encoding alanine aminotransferase 1 — MMPQARWWNAVIASSRPRTWERLTTSAGPGTSGGRIFTHLTAVESVVHRPASDRTLRRSMATGPPGSKVLTEDNVFINLRKMEYAVRGPLLIRALEIEKELQKGAKKPFKEVIKANVGDAHAMGQQPITFLRQVLTLTVSPNLLDDPSYPEDVKERAKTILCQCKGGSVGSYSESAGIEIIRKHVAQYIQDRDGIPSDYHNIILSNGASDGIKSFLKLFNEKLDGKPSGVMIPIPQYPLYSATLAEFGLTQIGYYLNEENKWGLDISELDRALNESRRLCNPRVLVVINPGNPTGQVLTRTNIEDIIRFAYKNRLFLLADEVYQDNVYDKDSAFHSFKKVMTEMGEPYCKMELASFMSVSKGYMGECGIRGGYGEIINMDPKVMAILLKSISAMLCPTVLGQVVLDVVVNPPKLNEPSYKLFQKEKKETLRSLAERSQLVVDTLNSIPGFKVNPAMGAMYVFPRIDLPKGAIKAAEKEGQQPDVFYAFKLLESTGICVIPGSGFGQRPGTYHFRTTILPQKEKITTMLENLKQFHIRFLEEYK; from the exons ATGATGCCGCAAGCACGCTGGTGGAACGCTGTTATCGCGAGCAGTCGGCCTAGGACGTGGGAGCGACTGACTACCTCTGCGGGGCCAGGGACGTCAGGAGGTAGAATATTCACACATCTGACGGCTGTTGAGTCGGTAGTCCACCGGCCGGCTTCTGACAGAACATTGCGTCGCAGCATGGCGACCGGTCCACCCGGTAGTAAAGTTCTCACCGAGGACAATGTCTTCATCAACCTCCGGAAAATGGAATATGCGGTGCGCGGCCCTCTCCTTATACGTGCCCTCGAGATTGAGAAAGAACTGCAGAAG GGAGCCAAGAAACCGTTTAAGGAGGTGATAAAAGCGAACGTGGGGGATGCACACGCCATGGGGCAACAGCCCATCACCTTCTTGAGACAAGTACTGACCTTGACGGTGTCGCCGAACCTTCTCGATGATCCTAGCTATCCAGAGGATGTGAAGGAACGAGCCAAGACCATATTGTGCCAGTGTAAAGGAGGCAGCGTTGGCTCGTATTCTGAATCGGCAGGAATCGAGATCATCCGGAAACATGTTGCTCAATACATTCAAGATCGTGATGGAATTCCCTCTGATTACCATAACATCATCCTTTCGAACGGCGCCTCGGATGGAATCAAA TCTTTCTTGAAACTGTTCAATGAGAAACTAGATGGTAAACCATCTGGAGTGATGATCCCAATCCCACAGTACCCTTTATACTCTGCCACTTTGGCTGAATTTGGCTTGACTCAAATTGGTTATTATCTGAACGAGGAGAACAAGTGGGGATTGGATATTTCTGAATTAGATAGAGCATTAAATGAGTCAAGAAGGTTATGTAATCCTCGTGTGCTAGTCGTAATAAATCCTGGTAATCCAACCGGACAAGTCCTTACACGAACTAATATCGAGGACATCATCAGATTTGCGTATAAAAACCGTTTATTCCTATTGGCTGATGAAGTTTATCAGGATAATGTTTATGATAAGGACAGTGCTTTCCACTCGTTCAAGAAGGTAATGACGGAGATGGGAGAACCTTACTGTAAAATGGAGCTCGCTTCCTTCATGTCTGTGTCTAAAG GTTATATGGGAGAATGTGGAATCCGCGGCGGGTACGGGGAAATTATTAACATGGATCCCAAAGTAATGGCGATACTGTTAAAGTCGATCTCAGCAATGTTGTGTCCTACTGTTCTTGGTCAGGTAGTATTGGATGTTGTGGTGAATCCTCCAAAACTAAATGAACCATCTTACAAATTGTTTcaaaaggaaaagaaggaaaCCTTACGCTCTTTAGCAGAAAGATCTCAATTAGTGGTTGATACATTGAATAGTATTCCAGGTTTTAAG GTTAATCCAGCTATGGGTGCAATGTATGTATTTCCGCGAATCGATTTGCCAAAAGGAGCCATAAAAGCAGCAGAAAAGGAAGGTCAACAGCCTGATGTCTTTTATGCCTTCAAACTCTTGGAGTCCACCGGAATATGCGTGATACCAGGTTCCGGTTTTGGACAGCGACCTGGAACATATCATTTCAGGACGACAATCTTGCCGCAAAAGGAGAAAATAACTACAATGCTCGAGAATCTGAAACAGTTCCATATTAGGTTCCTCGAAGAGTACAAATAA
- the LOC126925518 gene encoding MIP18 family protein galla-1, whose translation MLSFLRKISLGGKIRDGVPTSDEMEAVEGYLDAKNQSLISQSDTELKESVYDLLRTIKDPEKPQTLEQLDVVYEDCVEILRQTPKGVSVIRIEFNPTVPHCSLATLIGLCIRVKLERHLVTLFKLDIYIRKGAHSTEQEINKQINDKERIAAAMENPNLRELVEKCIQEEE comes from the exons ATGTTGTCATTTTTACGAAAAATTTCACTGGGGGGAAAGATAAGAGATGGTGTGCCGACGAGCGACGAAATGGAGGCTGTTGAAGGATATCTGGATGCGAAAAACCAAAGTTTGATCTCGCAGTCTGACACTGAGCTAAAGGAGTCCGTTTATG ATTTGTTAAGGACAATCAAGGATCCAGAGAAGCCACAAACGTTGGAGCAATTGGACGTTGTTTATGAAGACTGTGTTGAGATTTTGAGGCAAACTCCCAAAGGAGTTTCTGTAATTCGTATTGAATTCAATCCAACAGTGCCCCATTGTTCTCTGGCAACATTGATTGGCTTATGCATTAGAGTGAAACTAGAACGTCATTTAGTAACCCTTTTTAAACTAGATATATATATTAGGAAAGGTGCACACTCTACAGAACAAGAAA taaataaacaaataaacgaTAAGGAAAGAATTGCAGCTGCCATGGAAAATCCTAACTTGAGAGAATTGGTGGAGAAATGTATTCAAGAAGAAGAGTGA
- the LOC126925515 gene encoding L-selectin, translating to MRAIWLMLVLVAVVANAQRRLALPDPRSCANRVRHATYRDARGVAHSYFFSWEHQPTRSLEVDWLDSRNICRRHCMDAVSLETPQENEFIKQRVARGNVRYIWTSGRKCNFNGCDRPDLQPQNINGWFWSGSGAKIGPTTQRNSGDWSHTGGYGQAQPDNREAAQGNDESCLSILNNFYNDGIKWHDVACHHRKPFVCEDSDELLNFVLSRNPGIRL from the exons ATGAGGGCGATATGGTTGATGTTGGTTCTCGTCGCCGTTGTGGCGAATGCTCAACGCCGACTGGCCCTGCCTGATCCACGAAGCTGTGCTAACC gAGTACGACATGCTACTTATAGGGACGCTAGAGGTGTTGCACATTCATACTTCTTCAGTTGGGAGCACCAACCGACTAGAAGCCTTGAAGTAGACTGGCTAGATTCACGTAATATCTGTCGCAGACACTGTATGGATGCAGTTTCTCTTGAAACGCCACAAGAAAATGAGTTTATCAAACAGCGAGTAGCAAGAG GAAATGTAAGGTACATTTGGACATCTGGACGTAAATGCAACTTCAATGGCTGTGATAGGCCAGATCTCCAACCGCAAAATATTAATGGATGGTTCTGGTCAGGTTCTGGAGCTAAGATTGGTCCCACTACACAGCGTAACTCTGGAGATTGGAGTCACACTGGTGGATATGGCCAAGCACAACCTGATAATCGTGAAGCTGCTCAG GGTAACGACGAGTCTTGTTTGTCGATCCTGAATAACTTCTACAATGACGGTATCAAATGGCACGACGTAGCCTGCCATCATAGGAAACCATTTGTCTGCGAAGACAGCGACGAACTTTTGAATTTCGTGCTTTCCAGAAACCCTGGCATTCGCCTTTAA